The Desulfobulbaceae bacterium region ATGTTCTGCCCTGCGCCCGAACCGCTTGCCGCAGCGCCAGTCGCATAAAGCGACGGTCCTGGTCGCTATTTACCATCGCCATGGGCATTTGACGTGCCGTTGCCGCCCAACATCCCCTTCAGCTCGTCCATAAACTCGTTAAGATCTTTAAACTGCCGGTAAACGGACGCAAAACGGACATAAGCCACGTCATCAATCCGGCGCAACCCATCCATGATCTTTTCTCCAACGACTGCGATCGGAATTTCCCGCTCCCCCATATCCTGAAACTCACGTTCGATCTCATCGACAAACTCTTCAATCTGGCCCATGGACACAGGACGCTTCTCACAGGCCTTCTTCATCCCTTCCACAACCTTAAGACGATCCCAGTTCTCTCGCCGGCCATCTTTCTTAACCAGCATTGGCATAGTAACTTCCAGCCGCTCATAGGTGGTGAATCTTCGCTCACAGGACTCACACAACCGCCGTCTCCGGGTAATGGTAAATTCTTTGTTCAGCCTGGAATCCACTACCCGATTATCGAGGTGACCACAATACGGACATTTCATAAAACTATCCTCCTGGGGTAAAGGGCAGAGTCTAAGAGCAGGAAACCTTGTTTCTATGATCAGTGACGATCACACCATCTGAATCAAGGGGATTTGCGCTTCCGACAGTAAAAGGGAGGTGAGTTCATCCGGGTACCCTTCCTGGTAGCACACCTTCTCCAACTGGATGTTGATCAACATCTTGGTGCAGATCGAGCAAGGAAGGTTGGTACAATACAAAGTCGCACCACCAACGCTAAATCCATGCACTGCCGCTTGGATGATCGCGTTCTGCTCAGCATGGAGCCCGCGGCACAACTCATGACGCTCACCGGAAGGAATCCCTTTCTGTTCCCGAAGACAACCGACATCAAGACAATGCTTAATGTTGGTTGGGGCTCCGTTATAGCCGGTGGCAATAATTCGTTTATCACGGACCAAGATTGCCCCGACCCGACGCCTGATGCACGTTGATCGTTGCGCTACCATATGGGTAATGGCCATAAAATACTCATCCCATGATGGACGGACTGTCATAACGTGATCTGCCATGATCAGATCAGACATCAAGATCGGGATAGAGCGGGAAACGCTCGCAGATAGTACGGACTTGCTGACGAATTTGGGAAAGGACATCGGGCTTTTCGGCATTGGCAACAGCCATTTTGATCCAGTCTGCGATCTGCTCCATCTCGGGCTCCTTCAACCCCCGAGTCGTAACTGCCGCCGTGCCGATTCTAATCCCGCCGGTGACAAAACGACTCTGAGTATCAAAGGGGATGGCATTTTTATTAACGGTAAGGCCTGCAGCCTCAAGAGCCTCTTCAGCATCCTTCCCGGTAATGGACTTACTACTCAAATCCACCAACATAAGATGATTGTCAGTACCACCGGAAACTAGTCGAAAGCCATCTGTAATCAGTCGAGCAGCCAAACTGCGAGCATTTTTGACGATTTGAGATTGGTACTCTTTAAACTCCGGTGTCATTGCCTCTTTAAAGGCTACCGCTTTAGCGGCAATCACATGAACCAAGGGACCACCCTGGATACCAGGGAAAATTTTACTGTTCAGTTGCTTGCCAAAGGCCTCCCGGGACAGGATCAAACCTCCGCGAGGACCCCGCATGGTTTTATGAGTGGTCGTGGTGACAAAGTCAGCGTAGGGCACAGGAGAAGGATGCACTCCTGCTGCCACAAGACCAGCGATATGGGCCATATCAACCATAAAAAGCGCCCCCACCATGTCTGCAATCTCTCGGAAGGACTTGAAATCGATCACCCTGGGGTAGGCACTGGCTCCGGCTACAATCATTTTCGGCCGCTCACGACGCGCAATGGTCTCGACCTCGTCCATATCGATCATCTCGGTCTCCCGATTCAAACCGTACGAAACAAAATCAAAGAGCTGGCCGGAAAAGTTAACCG contains the following coding sequences:
- the nrdR gene encoding transcriptional repressor NrdR — encoded protein: MKCPYCGHLDNRVVDSRLNKEFTITRRRRLCESCERRFTTYERLEVTMPMLVKKDGRRENWDRLKVVEGMKKACEKRPVSMGQIEEFVDEIEREFQDMGEREIPIAVVGEKIMDGLRRIDDVAYVRFASVYRQFKDLNEFMDELKGMLGGNGTSNAHGDGK
- a CDS encoding cytidine deaminase, whose translation is MTVRPSWDEYFMAITHMVAQRSTCIRRRVGAILVRDKRIIATGYNGAPTNIKHCLDVGCLREQKGIPSGERHELCRGLHAEQNAIIQAAVHGFSVGGATLYCTNLPCSICTKMLINIQLEKVCYQEGYPDELTSLLLSEAQIPLIQMV
- a CDS encoding serine hydroxymethyltransferase, encoding MSFLKNSDPEIHSAIQDELARQRYQLELIASENIVSRAVLEAQGSIFTNKYAEGYPGKRYYGGCQYADQIETLARDRALAIFKAEYANVQPHSGSQANMAVYFSVLKPGDKVLGMDLAHGGHLTHGSAVNFSGQLFDFVSYGLNRETEMIDMDEVETIARRERPKMIVAGASAYPRVIDFKSFREIADMVGALFMVDMAHIAGLVAAGVHPSPVPYADFVTTTTHKTMRGPRGGLILSREAFGKQLNSKIFPGIQGGPLVHVIAAKAVAFKEAMTPEFKEYQSQIVKNARSLAARLITDGFRLVSGGTDNHLMLVDLSSKSITGKDAEEALEAAGLTVNKNAIPFDTQSRFVTGGIRIGTAAVTTRGLKEPEMEQIADWIKMAVANAEKPDVLSQIRQQVRTICERFPLYPDLDV